The following are encoded in a window of Methylocystis rosea genomic DNA:
- a CDS encoding energy transducer TonB family protein, giving the protein MKLARLLTLAAALAACAAHAEDAKPATTPAPKPASTAPAPPRTAAPNAAAPATTGGAAAPSAAPAMSESKFLGALYTAIAKRTPTESPAGDGEVTASFHVNAQGKIDKVTIDKTTSPALSETVKKILSSVEAPPPPGGSMDVGQTFKFRATPK; this is encoded by the coding sequence ATGAAGCTCGCGCGACTGCTTACCCTCGCCGCGGCGCTCGCCGCGTGCGCGGCGCACGCCGAGGACGCGAAGCCCGCGACCACGCCGGCGCCTAAGCCCGCTTCCACAGCGCCCGCGCCACCGCGAACTGCAGCGCCAAACGCCGCTGCGCCGGCGACGACGGGCGGCGCAGCCGCGCCTTCCGCCGCTCCGGCGATGTCGGAGAGCAAGTTCCTCGGCGCGCTCTACACGGCGATCGCCAAGCGAACGCCCACGGAAAGTCCTGCCGGCGACGGCGAGGTGACGGCCAGCTTTCACGTCAACGCGCAAGGCAAGATCGACAAAGTGACGATCGACAAGACGACAAGTCCAGCGCTTTCAGAAACGGTGAAGAAGATCCTGTCGAGCGTCGAAGCGCCGCCGCCGCCGGGCGGATCGATGGATGTGGGACAAACCTTCAAGTTCCGCGCAACGCCGAAATGA
- a CDS encoding sialidase family protein, whose amino-acid sequence MKRLALALLAFAASSAVSAEQGAPSADAPKDASTPTQSAPPAAMSHHPAAACAEAKVDCAATAVPAFAKDGRLWVAFSVGKSLYAAASSDNGATFSAPTAIATIGDGVIDAHGDARPKIVALKDGTLLASYTTRPDKQMIGTIFTARSTDGGKTFSAPQALLAEGGQRFDSILVNRKGRIYAGWLDKTHALKAKAEGREFLGSGVAFAYSDDGGKTFKGKSILIDHACECCRMSGALDKDGTPVFAWRQVLDGNVRDHMVAKLSADAAQATATRVSDDDWAINSCPHHGPSIAIDAAGDWHVVWFTKGKKRQGLYYARSLDAGKSFSEPEKFGDDARAAGHPTLVAAKGRLYRVWKEFDGATTTIAMQMSRDNGKSWSAPRVVAQTLDASDHPELIAHNGAAYLSWLTHKEGYRLMPLPRDEKSAAAPQ is encoded by the coding sequence ATGAAGCGTCTAGCTCTTGCCCTACTGGCGTTCGCGGCCTCTAGCGCCGTAAGCGCGGAACAAGGCGCGCCCTCCGCAGACGCTCCTAAGGACGCGTCGACGCCGACTCAATCAGCGCCGCCGGCCGCGATGAGTCACCATCCCGCCGCCGCCTGCGCCGAGGCGAAGGTCGACTGCGCGGCGACCGCCGTTCCCGCCTTTGCGAAGGACGGACGACTGTGGGTCGCCTTCTCCGTTGGCAAGAGCCTTTACGCAGCCGCCTCTTCGGATAATGGCGCGACGTTCTCCGCGCCGACCGCGATCGCTACGATCGGCGACGGCGTGATCGACGCGCATGGTGACGCGCGTCCGAAAATCGTCGCGCTCAAAGACGGAACGCTGCTCGCGAGCTATACGACACGGCCCGACAAGCAGATGATCGGCACGATCTTCACCGCTCGCTCGACCGACGGCGGCAAGACCTTTTCAGCGCCGCAGGCGCTTTTAGCCGAAGGCGGCCAGCGCTTCGACAGCATCCTCGTCAACCGCAAGGGCCGCATCTACGCCGGCTGGCTCGACAAGACTCATGCGCTCAAAGCCAAGGCCGAAGGCAGGGAGTTTCTCGGCAGCGGCGTCGCCTTCGCCTATTCGGACGACGGCGGCAAGACGTTCAAAGGCAAGTCGATCCTCATCGATCACGCCTGCGAATGCTGCCGCATGTCAGGCGCGCTCGACAAGGACGGAACGCCGGTCTTCGCGTGGCGACAGGTTCTGGACGGCAATGTTCGCGACCATATGGTCGCCAAGCTTTCCGCGGACGCCGCGCAAGCGACGGCGACGCGCGTTTCCGACGACGATTGGGCGATCAATAGCTGCCCGCATCACGGACCATCGATCGCGATCGACGCCGCCGGCGATTGGCATGTGGTCTGGTTCACCAAGGGCAAGAAGCGCCAAGGGCTCTATTACGCGCGCAGCCTCGACGCCGGCAAAAGCTTCTCGGAGCCGGAGAAATTCGGCGACGACGCGCGCGCCGCCGGACATCCGACGCTGGTCGCGGCCAAGGGCCGCCTGTATCGCGTCTGGAAGGAATTCGACGGCGCGACGACGACGATCGCCATGCAAATGTCGCGCGACAACGGCAAGAGCTGGAGCGCCCCGCGCGTCGTGGCGCAAACCTTGGACGCCTCCGACCATCCCGAGCTCATCGCCCATAATGGCGCGGCGTATTTGTCGTGGTTGACCCATAAGGAAGGCTATCGCCTGATGCCGCTGCCGCGAGACGAAAAAAGCGCAGCGGCGCCGCAGTGA
- a CDS encoding TlpA family protein disulfide reductase, producing the protein MSLATRAPRVIGNPEAINGAGFITLDSRSGLRPTGNDKNYRSLVGLRRMRLMSFAVVIALLAGGGAFAMDFKPYGRGAFGQLTKAHAGRPLIVHFWSVTCPPCLVELPQWAKIAAEKKGSDIVFVNTDSDDDRARAEARIEKAGLSGADHYGFADDFVEKLYFEADSAWRGELPFTALVAPDGGVVTVTGAVDDPLIVDWLKKHVAK; encoded by the coding sequence TTGTCATTGGCGACGCGCGCGCCGCGCGTGATCGGCAATCCAGAAGCGATCAACGGCGCCGGCTTTATCACTCTCGATTCCCGGTCGGGCCTGCGGCCTACAGGGAATGACAAGAACTATAGAAGTTTAGTGGGTCTTCGTCGCATGCGCCTCATGTCTTTCGCCGTCGTCATTGCGCTTCTTGCAGGTGGAGGCGCCTTCGCCATGGACTTCAAGCCCTACGGCCGCGGCGCATTCGGGCAATTGACCAAGGCTCACGCCGGCAGGCCGCTCATCGTGCATTTCTGGTCGGTGACCTGTCCGCCCTGCCTCGTGGAATTGCCGCAATGGGCGAAGATCGCCGCCGAGAAAAAGGGATCCGACATCGTCTTCGTCAACACCGACAGCGACGATGACCGCGCCCGCGCTGAGGCGCGCATCGAGAAGGCCGGGCTCTCGGGCGCGGATCATTACGGATTCGCCGACGACTTTGTCGAAAAGCTCTATTTCGAAGCGGACAGCGCCTGGCGCGGAGAATTGCCGTTCACGGCGCTTGTCGCGCCTGACGGCGGCGTCGTGACGGTGACGGGCGCGGTCGACGATCCGCTGATCGTCGACTGGTTGAAGAAGCACGTAGCCAAGTGA
- a CDS encoding twin transmembrane helix small protein — MPSSSNLLVIVAVAAVILVVVAGFINMFRGGEGAPARSQKLMRWRVGLQLLALLIVLGVLYARGRW; from the coding sequence ATGCCAAGTTCTTCAAATCTGTTGGTCATTGTCGCCGTCGCGGCGGTGATTCTTGTCGTCGTCGCCGGCTTCATCAATATGTTTCGCGGCGGCGAGGGCGCGCCGGCCCGCTCGCAGAAGCTCATGCGCTGGCGCGTCGGTCTGCAATTGCTGGCGCTTCTCATCGTGCTCGGCGTGCTTTACGCGCGAGGCCGCTGGTAA
- a CDS encoding TIGR02302 family protein encodes MDEPQHQNTPTGNTTSPRLEGMLRRSALALIAERVWRAGLALATILLFFLALSWLGLWQAAPLEARVGGVALFGFAALYVVARESARGLPHRAAALERLDRGADAALRPASSLEDRLASPNPDAAVEALWALHRQRLEAALAQTPIEAPHPRVPQRDPYALRALALVAAVAAGFMAGDEKRARIAAAFDWRTSASFGTAARVDAWLEPPAYTGRPPIVLAKESDAPIEAPVNSMLRIRPPDSGVSVSGGLVAAQTAVEESQKGASKEQAFKLSRAARVSLSDGRRFDLAAIPDKPPTIALTEKPRNNVRGSMTLAFRATDDYGVVGAEAVFSGPPSARRALYEPPRLALALPPGGGGQGEAKATIDLADSPFGGAKLAMRLVAKDAADNEGASESIDVTLPQRRFVKPLARALAEQRRILALDPDSRSSVRAALEALSIAPEAFDTPAAVHLGLREARRGLEGPRSDDELRGVCDMLWAMALGLEEGDTSQAERELRAAERELKDAIARGDSEQDIASRAEELRAALDKFLQQLGSRLPPEGAPRQESEGGADTVTPDDLQAMLDEMDRAMKSGDMAQAQRLLEELQDILENAQTAQGAGQSRGRGREMARALNELDQLSREEQQLRDDTFQGMNAPSDMEARGARGHRQKGQPQHEELSAERQRQQALRERLERQQDALREGGVEAAEELDDARRAMKEAEDALGKAGEGGARAVDAQGRAVQALRKGADRLAQQMRGEGDQSAEEEGGSPGRRGRRGKGRDPLGRASGDGNRPDAYGKYDPLGLPPAQRAHRVQEELRRRLGQPERPQEELDYLQRLLRR; translated from the coding sequence ATGGACGAGCCTCAGCACCAGAATACGCCCACGGGGAACACGACCTCGCCGCGTCTTGAGGGGATGCTGCGCCGGTCGGCGCTTGCGCTCATCGCCGAGCGCGTCTGGCGGGCCGGCTTGGCGCTCGCCACGATTCTCCTGTTTTTTCTGGCGCTGTCCTGGCTTGGCCTTTGGCAGGCTGCGCCGCTTGAGGCGCGCGTCGGCGGCGTGGCGCTCTTTGGGTTCGCCGCGCTCTATGTCGTCGCGCGGGAGTCTGCGCGCGGCTTGCCGCATCGCGCAGCCGCGCTCGAACGGCTGGACCGCGGCGCCGACGCCGCGCTGCGCCCTGCTTCTTCACTCGAGGATCGGCTCGCCAGTCCGAACCCCGACGCGGCGGTCGAGGCGCTCTGGGCGCTGCATCGCCAGCGCTTGGAGGCGGCGCTGGCGCAAACCCCCATCGAGGCGCCGCATCCGCGCGTGCCCCAGCGCGACCCCTATGCGCTGCGCGCGCTGGCGCTCGTCGCGGCGGTTGCGGCCGGATTCATGGCAGGCGATGAAAAGCGCGCGCGAATCGCCGCCGCATTTGACTGGCGCACGTCCGCGAGCTTCGGGACCGCCGCGCGCGTCGACGCCTGGCTCGAACCGCCCGCCTATACGGGGCGTCCGCCGATCGTGCTGGCAAAGGAGAGCGACGCGCCCATCGAGGCGCCGGTCAATTCGATGCTGCGCATCCGCCCCCCAGACTCTGGCGTATCCGTCTCCGGCGGACTGGTCGCCGCGCAGACCGCCGTCGAAGAGTCGCAAAAGGGCGCGTCGAAAGAGCAGGCGTTCAAACTCTCTCGCGCGGCGCGCGTGTCGCTCTCCGACGGTCGGCGTTTCGATCTCGCGGCGATCCCAGACAAGCCGCCGACCATCGCGCTGACGGAAAAGCCGCGCAACAATGTTCGGGGCTCGATGACGCTTGCGTTCCGCGCCACGGACGATTACGGCGTCGTCGGCGCCGAAGCGGTCTTTAGCGGCCCGCCCAGCGCGCGACGCGCGCTCTATGAGCCGCCCCGTCTTGCGCTCGCTTTGCCGCCCGGCGGCGGCGGTCAGGGCGAGGCCAAGGCGACAATCGATCTCGCCGACAGTCCTTTCGGCGGCGCGAAGCTCGCGATGCGCCTCGTCGCCAAGGACGCCGCGGACAATGAAGGCGCTTCTGAATCGATCGACGTGACCCTGCCGCAGCGTCGCTTCGTCAAGCCGCTCGCGCGCGCGCTCGCCGAACAGAGGCGCATCCTCGCGCTCGATCCGGATTCGCGCTCAAGCGTTCGCGCGGCGCTCGAGGCGCTGTCGATCGCGCCCGAAGCCTTCGATACGCCCGCCGCCGTCCATCTCGGACTCCGCGAGGCGCGCCGCGGTCTTGAGGGTCCGCGTAGCGACGACGAGTTGCGCGGCGTCTGTGACATGCTGTGGGCGATGGCGCTCGGCCTGGAAGAGGGCGACACCTCCCAAGCGGAGCGCGAACTGCGCGCGGCGGAGCGCGAATTGAAGGATGCGATCGCGCGCGGCGACAGCGAGCAGGACATCGCCAGCCGCGCCGAGGAGCTACGCGCCGCGCTTGATAAATTCCTCCAGCAGCTTGGCAGCCGATTGCCGCCGGAAGGTGCGCCGCGCCAGGAGTCGGAGGGCGGCGCCGACACCGTCACGCCGGACGATTTGCAGGCGATGCTCGACGAGATGGACCGAGCCATGAAATCGGGCGACATGGCGCAGGCGCAACGGCTCCTGGAGGAACTCCAGGACATTCTCGAAAATGCGCAGACGGCGCAGGGGGCGGGCCAGAGTCGCGGGCGCGGGCGCGAAATGGCGCGCGCGCTCAACGAGCTTGACCAGTTGTCGCGCGAAGAACAGCAATTGCGCGACGACACGTTCCAGGGGATGAACGCGCCGAGCGATATGGAGGCGCGCGGCGCGCGCGGCCATCGGCAGAAGGGACAGCCGCAGCACGAGGAGCTCAGCGCCGAGCGCCAGCGCCAGCAGGCGCTTCGCGAGCGGCTTGAGCGCCAGCAGGACGCGCTGCGCGAGGGCGGCGTCGAAGCCGCCGAAGAACTCGATGACGCGCGACGCGCGATGAAGGAGGCGGAAGACGCGCTCGGAAAGGCTGGCGAAGGCGGCGCCAGGGCGGTCGACGCGCAAGGGCGCGCGGTGCAGGCGTTGCGTAAGGGCGCCGACAGGCTGGCGCAGCAGATGCGCGGCGAGGGCGACCAAAGCGCTGAAGAAGAGGGCGGAAGCCCGGGCAGGCGCGGCCGCCGCGGCAAGGGACGCGATCCGCTCGGGCGGGCGTCTGGCGACGGCAATCGCCCCGACGCCTATGGGAAATATGATCCGCTCGGCCTGCCGCCGGCGCAGCGCGCCCATCGCGTGCAGGAAGAGCTGCGCCGCAGGCTTGGCCAGCCTGAACGCCCGCAGGAAGAGCTCGATTATCTGCAGCGCCTGCTGCGGCGATAA
- a CDS encoding plasmid stabilization protein produces MPQGDKSAYTDKQKRKAEHIEEGYEKRGVPDKEAERRAWATVNKDDGGGKKSGSGRGASTGNPAAHKGGKIGGEASASRPASERSASAKKAAPTRKRNEQRAS; encoded by the coding sequence ATGCCGCAGGGAGACAAGTCGGCCTATACCGACAAGCAGAAACGCAAAGCCGAGCACATCGAAGAAGGCTACGAGAAGCGCGGCGTGCCCGATAAGGAAGCCGAGCGCCGCGCCTGGGCGACTGTCAACAAGGATGATGGCGGCGGCAAGAAATCGGGGTCCGGCCGCGGCGCAAGTACAGGCAATCCGGCGGCGCACAAGGGCGGCAAGATCGGCGGTGAAGCTTCCGCGTCGCGTCCCGCTTCGGAACGCTCGGCTTCCGCCAAAAAGGCCGCCCCAACGCGCAAACGCAACGAACAGCGCGCCAGCTAG
- a CDS encoding dihydroorotase — protein MPQVFDVILSGGALVNQDGEGARDVGLRDGKIAEIGDLSRASAGETIDCRGLHILPGVIDSQVHFREPGASHKEDLESGSRGAVLGGVVGVFDMPNTNPLTTGEAELADKVARATGRMHCDFAFWVGGTHENARDLSELERLPGAAGVKVFMGSSTGSLLIADDAGIAEVLSHTRRRAAFHSEDEDRLNLRKSLRISGDPSSHPVWRDVETAVRSTRRLMNIAREKGALVHVLHVTTEEEIALLAEHKDIASVEVTPHHLTMDASDYARIGTLAQMNPPVREARHREALWRGVAQGVVDVLGSDHAPHTLEEKAKPYPNSPSGMTGVQTLVPLLLDHVNAGRLTLQRFVDLTSAGPARLFGIAGKGRVAVGYDADLTVVDMQRRETIRNSWIASRVGWTPYDGKEVVGWPVGTFVRGAKVMWEGELVTPSHGAPMRFHAALGIK, from the coding sequence ATGCCGCAGGTTTTCGACGTCATCCTCTCCGGCGGCGCGCTCGTCAATCAGGACGGGGAGGGCGCCCGCGACGTCGGCCTTCGCGACGGCAAGATCGCCGAGATCGGCGATCTGTCTCGCGCCTCGGCCGGTGAGACGATCGACTGTCGCGGCCTGCATATTCTGCCCGGCGTCATCGACAGCCAAGTGCATTTCCGCGAGCCCGGCGCCTCGCATAAGGAAGACCTTGAATCGGGGTCGCGCGGCGCGGTTCTGGGCGGCGTCGTCGGCGTTTTCGACATGCCCAACACCAATCCGCTGACGACAGGCGAAGCGGAGCTGGCCGACAAGGTGGCGCGCGCCACCGGTCGCATGCATTGCGATTTCGCCTTCTGGGTCGGCGGCACGCATGAGAACGCCCGTGACCTCAGCGAATTGGAGCGGCTTCCTGGCGCGGCCGGCGTCAAAGTGTTCATGGGCTCCTCGACCGGCTCGCTGCTCATCGCCGACGACGCCGGCATCGCGGAAGTGCTGTCGCATACGCGCCGGCGCGCCGCCTTTCACAGCGAAGACGAAGACCGGCTGAATCTGCGCAAGTCGTTGCGCATCTCCGGCGATCCGTCGTCGCATCCGGTCTGGCGCGACGTCGAGACGGCGGTGCGCTCGACGCGTCGGCTCATGAACATCGCGCGCGAGAAGGGCGCCCTCGTGCATGTGCTGCACGTGACGACCGAAGAAGAGATCGCGCTGCTCGCCGAGCATAAGGACATCGCCAGCGTCGAAGTGACTCCGCATCATTTGACGATGGACGCGAGCGACTATGCGCGGATCGGCACGCTGGCGCAGATGAATCCGCCGGTGCGCGAGGCGCGCCACCGCGAAGCCCTCTGGCGCGGCGTCGCGCAAGGCGTCGTCGATGTGCTCGGCTCCGATCATGCGCCGCATACGCTTGAAGAGAAGGCCAAGCCTTATCCCAATAGCCCCTCAGGCATGACGGGCGTGCAGACGCTCGTTCCGCTGCTGCTCGATCACGTCAACGCCGGTCGATTGACCTTGCAGCGCTTCGTCGACCTGACCAGCGCCGGTCCGGCGCGGCTCTTCGGCATCGCCGGCAAGGGGCGCGTCGCGGTGGGCTACGACGCCGATCTCACCGTCGTCGACATGCAGCGGCGCGAGACGATCCGCAATTCCTGGATCGCTTCGCGCGTCGGCTGGACGCCCTATGACGGCAAGGAAGTCGTTGGCTGGCCTGTCGGGACGTTCGTGCGCGGCGCCAAGGTCATGTGGGAAGGCGAACTCGTAACGCCTTCGCATGGCGCGCCGATGCGTTTTCACGCGGCGCTCGGCATTAAATGA